A part of Kryptolebias marmoratus isolate JLee-2015 linkage group LG8, ASM164957v2, whole genome shotgun sequence genomic DNA contains:
- the otud3 gene encoding OTU domain-containing protein 3 isoform X2, with translation MHASNRNCLFRALGDQLEGHSRDHLRLRQETVDYMMSHRHDFEPFVEDDVPFVQHLSNLSQPGTFAGNDAIVAFARSQQVKVVIHQLNTPLWEINGAEKPVCRELHIAYRYGDHYDSVRRIGDNSESPAQLRIESLQNSHGHQHQFGDGQKDRQKKPSPTACEEENVILSSIKNRGIQGDEENLLQLSAATINAEWLAGSLLGQSCQGKCSSGSCSACSEQKQPVEGSNAQKLKLSTKQKKEQQRQEKKKRQEERHRQKFLQSKGGQDQNQNLQEAVTLVPALNTLSI, from the exons GAACTGTCTGTTCAGAGCGCTCGGTGACCAGCTGGAGGGTCACTCTCGTGATCACCTGCGGCTTCGACAGGAGACCGTGGATTATATGATGTCTCATCGACACGACTTTGAGCCCTTCGTTGAGGATGACGTCCCATTTGTGCAgcact tGTCGAACCTCTCTCAGCCTGGTACATTTGCTGGCAATGATGCTATTGTAGCTTTTGCTCGCAGTCAGCAGGTAAAAGTGGTCATCCATCAGCTGAACACACCGCTGTGGGAG ATAAATGGTGCAGAGAAGCCCGTGTGTAGAGAGCTGCACATTGCCTATCGCTATGGAGATCATTATGATAGCGTGAGGCGGATTGGAGACAACTCTGAGAGTCCGGCTCAGCTTCGCATAGAG AGCCTGCAGAATTCACACGGCCACCAGCACCAGTTTGGAGATGGTCAGAAGGACAGGCAGAAAAAACCGTCTCCGACAGCATGTGAAGAGGAAAACGTAATCCTGAGCTCCATCAAGAACCGAGGAATCCAGG gTGATGAAGAGAACTTGCTCCAGCTGAGCGCAGCAACAATCAATGCTGAGTGGCTCGCTGGTTCTTTGCTTGGCCAGTCTTGTCAGGGCAAGTGCTCGTCAGGATCCTGTTCAGCGTGCAGTGAGCAGAAACAGCCAGTAGAGGGCAGCAATGCACAGAAACTCAAG CTGTCGACCAAGCAGAAGAAAGAGCAGCAGCGGCAAGAAAAGAAGAAGCGTCAGGAGGAGAGGCACCGGCAGAAGTTTCTGCAGAGTAAAGGAggccaggaccagaaccagaacctgcaaGAGGCTGTGACTTTAGTACCAGCTCTCAATACGCTCAGTATATAG
- the bcas2 gene encoding pre-mRNA-splicing factor SPF27, whose translation MAGTASVAGEVFVDALPYFDQGYDAAGVREAAAALVEEETRRYRPTKNYLSYLPTPDFSAFETEIMRNEFERLGARQPMELLSMKRYELPAPSSGQKNDITAWQECVNNSMAQLEHQAVRIENLELMSQYGNNAWKVYNDNLAFMIEMAQKELHKFRKQIQDLNWQRKNDQLAAGAKLRELESNWVSLVSKNYEIERAIVQLENEVALLRQQQGDENKENIRQDF comes from the exons ATGGCCGGGACGGCGTCGGTGGCTGGTGAAGTCTTTGTCGATGCTTTGCCGTATTTTGACCAAGGTTACGACGCTGCAGGTGTGAGAGAAGCG GCTGCAGCGTTGGTTGAAGAGGAGACCAGAAGGTACCGACCCACGAAGAACTACCTGAGCTACCTGCCGACACCTGACTTCTCCGCTTTCGAG ACAGAAATTATGAGGAATGAATTTGAACGGTTAGGAGCTCGTCAGCCCATGGAGCTTCTGAGCATGAAAAG GTATGAGTTGCCAGCGCCTTCATCGGGACAGAAGAACGACATTACGGCGTGGCAGGAGTGTGTGAACAACTCCATGGCTCAGCTGGAGCACCAGGCGGTCCGAATCGAGAACTTGGAGCTCATGTCGCAGTATGGAAACAACGCTTGGAAAGTCTATAACGA CAACTTGGCTTTTATGATTGAGATGGCTCAAAAAGAACTTCACAAATTCAG AAAGCAAATTCAAGACTTGAACTGGCAACGTAAGAATGATCAGCTGGCGGCGGGAGCCAAACTCCGAGAGCTGGAGTCCAA CTGGGTGTCACTCGTGAGTAAAAACTACGAGATCGAACGGGCCATCGTGCAACTAGAGAACGAAGTCGCTCTGCTCCGACAACAGCAGGGAGACGAGAACAAGGAGAACATCCGGCAGGACTTTTAA